One part of the Solanum dulcamara chromosome 3, daSolDulc1.2, whole genome shotgun sequence genome encodes these proteins:
- the LOC129882167 gene encoding beta-fructofuranosidase, insoluble isoenzyme 1-like, which translates to MEYSSRWALPIILVCFFVVLLSNNVVFASHKVFIHLQSKSAVNVQTVHKPGYHFRPEKHWINDPNAPMYYNGVYHLFYQYNPNGSVWGNIVWAHSVSKDLINWIDLEPAIYPSKPFDQFGTWSGSATILPGNKPIILYTGIVDANKTQVQNYAVPANLSDPYLREWIKPDNNPLIVPDVSINKTQFRDPTTAWMGKDGHWRIVMGSLRKKRGLAIMYRSKDFMKWVKAKHPLHSTNGTGNWECPDFFPVSLQGTNGLDQYGEEHKYVLKNSMDLTRFEYYTIGKYDTKKDRYIPDVGSVDTWKGLRLDYGNFYASKSFYDPSKNRRVIWGWANESDIFPEDDNAKGWAGIQLIPRKVWLDPSGKQLVQWPVEELDSLRTQKVQLSNKKLNNGEKVEVTGITPAQADVEVTFSFSSLDKAEPFDPSWADLYAQDVCSLKGADVQGGLGPFGLATLATENLEENTPVFFRVFKAQQNYKVLLCSDAKRSTLKYNETMYKVSFAGYVDVDLTDKKLSLRSLIDNSVIESFGAGGKTCITSRVYPTLAIDDKAHLFAFNNGTEPITIETLDAWSMSKAKIQY; encoded by the exons atgGAGTATTCATCTCGTTGGGCTTTGCCAATTATCTTAGTTTGTTTTTTTGTAGTTTTATTATCCAATAATGTTGTGTTTGCTTCCCACAAAGTTTTTATTCATTTGCAATCTAAAAGTGCCGTAAATGTTCAAACTGTTCATAAACCTGGTTACCATTTTAGACCAGAAAAACATTGGATCAATG ATCCCAATG CACCAATGTATTACAATGGAGTCTATCATCTATTCTACCAATACAATCCAAACGGGTCTGTATGGGGCAACATTGTTTGGGCTCATTCAGTCTCAAAGGACTTGATCAATTGGATCGATTTAGAGCCCGCAATTTACCCATCCAAGCCATTTGACCAATTTGGTACATGGTCTGGATCAGCAACTATTCTACCTGGTAACAAGCCCATTATCTTGTACACTGGAATAGTAGATGCCAACAAAACTCAAGTCCAAAATTACGCCGTTCCAGCCAATTTATCTGATCCGTATCTCCGTGAATGGATCAAGCCCGACAATAACCCATTAATCGTACCTGATGTTAGCATCAACAAGACCCAATTCCGTGACCCAACAACAGCTTGGATGGGCAAAGATGGACATTGGAGAATTGTGATGGGAAGTTTGAGAAAAAAGAGGGGATTAGCCATAATGTACAGAAGCAAAGATTTCATGAAATGGGTTAAGGCTAAACACCCACTTCACTCAACTAATGGTACTGGAAATTGGGAATGTCCTGATTTTTTCCCTGTTTCATTGCAAGGAACTAATGGGCTAGATCAATATGGTGAAGAGCATAAGTATGTGCTTAAAAATAGTATGGATCTTACTCGATTCGAGTACTATACTATTGGTAAGTATGATACTAAAAAGGATAGGTACATTCCAGATGTTGGTTCGGTCGATACTTGGAAGGGATTGAGATTAGACTATGGAAATTTCTATGCATCAAAGTCATTCTATGACCCAAGCAAGAACCGAAGGGTTATTTGGGGATGGGCTAATGAATCAGATATATTCCCTGAGGATGATAACGCGAAAGGATGGGCTGGAATTCAGTTGATCCCACGTAAAGTATGGCTCGACCCAAGTGGTAAACAATTGGTTCAATGGCCTGTTGAAGAATTGGACTCCCTAAGAACCCAAAAGGTCCAATTGAGCAACAAGAAGTTGAACAATGGAGAAAAGGTTGAAGTTACAGGAATCACACCCGCACAG GCTGATGTAGAAGTGACATTCTCTTTCTCAAGTTTGGATAAGGCAGAGCCATTTGATCCTAGTTGGGCTGATCTTTACGCACAAGATGTTTGCTCCCTCAAGGGTGCAGATGTTCAAGGAGGGCTTGGGCCATTTGGTCTTGCTACATTGGCTACTGAAAACTTAGAAGAAAACACACCTGTTTTTTTCCGAGTTTTCAAAGCACAACAAAATTATAAAGTTCTCTTGTGCTCTGATGCTAAAAG GTCAACTCTTAAGTACAATGAAACAATGTACAAAGTTTCATTTGCTGGATATGTGGATGTTGATTTGACGGACAAGAAATTGTCACTCAGAAGCTTG attgatAATTCAGTTATTGAAAGTTTCGGTGCTGGTGGAAAGACATGCATAACATCAAGAGTTTATCCAACATTGGCAATTGATGACAAGGCACATTTATTTGCCTTCAATAATGGAACTGAGCCAATAACAATTGAGACTTTGGATGCATGGAGTATGAGCAAAGCTAAGATACAATATTGA
- the LOC129882170 gene encoding protein ORANGE-LIKE, chloroplastic — protein sequence MGSIFFCFHPLIQTTKLDFSKTHVFFSSSLSSTPKNQSFLKYTSRTQLVCSSTSKDGSESSGDDNPSNFCIIEGPETVQDFGQMQFQEIQDNIRSRRNKIFLLMEEVRRLRIQQRLKNSNTRGETGEDENEMPDIPSTIPFLPNMTPKTLKQLYLTSFSFIAGIMVFGGLLAPILELKLGLGGTSYEDFIRNMHLPMQFSQVDPIVASFSGGAVGVISALMLIEANNAVQQEKKMCKYCHGSGYLACARCSASGKCLSTEPISVNGSYQSLRVPSLRRCANCSGTGKVMCPTCLCTGMVMASEHDLRIDPFD from the exons ATGGGTTCTATCTTTTTTTGCTTTCATCCATTAATACAAACTACAAAGCTTGATTTCTCAAAGACCCATGTTTTCTTTAGCTCCTCTTTGAGTTCAACTCCAAAGAACCAATCTTTCTTGAAATACACATCAAGAACTCAGCTTGTCTGTTCTTCTACTTCTAAAGATGGCTCTGAATCATCTGGAGATGATAATCCAAG TAATTTCTGCATCATTGAAGGACCGGAGACCGTTCAAGATTTTGGTCAGATGCAGTTTCAAGAAATCCAAGATAACATAAGGAGCAGGCGCAATAAAATCTTCCTCCTCATGGAAGAA GTACGTAGACTAAGAATACAACAAAGGTTAAAGAATTCTAACACTAGAGGTGAGACTGGTGAAGATGAAAATGAGATGCCAGATATCCCATCAACTATACCGTTTCTTCCTAACATG aCTCCAAAGACACTGAAGCAGCTTTATCTAACAAGCTTTTCATTTATAGCTGGGATTATGGTCTTTGGTGGATTACTTGCCCCGATA CTTGAGCTGAAATTAGGTTTAGGAGGCACCTCATACGAAGATTTCATACGGAACATGCATTTGCCTATGCAATTTAG cCAGGTCGACCCCATAGTGGCGTCCTTTTCAGGTGGGGCAGTGGGAGTCATCTCAGCCCTCATGCTAATAGAAGCTAACAATGCAGTCCAACAAGAGAAGAAGATGTGCAAATATTGCCATGGAAGTG GGTACTTGGCATGTGCACGCTGTTCAGCAAGCGGTAAATGCCTTTCTACTGAACCGATTTCAGTGAATGGTTCTTATCAATCATTGCGTGTACCATCTCTTAGAAGATGTGCAAATTGTTCCGGGACAGGAAAG GTAATGTGCCCTACATGTTTGTGCACTGGGATGGTGATGGCAAGTGAACATGACCTTCGTATAGATCCATTTGATTAG
- the LOC129882169 gene encoding 40S ribosomal protein S14-2-like produces the protein MSRRKTREPKEETVTLGPATREGELVFGVAHIFASFNDTFIHVTDLSGRETMVRITGGMKVKADRDESSPYAAMLAAQDVSQRCKELGINALHIKLRATGGNKTKTPGPGAQSALRALARSGMKIGRIEDVTPIPTDSTRRKGGRRGRRL, from the exons ATG TCGAGGAGAAAGACCAGGGAGCCAAAGGAAGAGACTGTTACACTTGGACCAGCAACGAGGGAAGGTGAATTGGTGTTCGGTGTTGCACACATTTTTGCATCGTTCAATGATACATTCATT CATGTTACTGATTTGTCTGGAAGAGAAACTATGGTTCGCATTACTG GTGGAATGAAGGTGAAGGCTGACAGAGATGAGTCTTCTCCATATGCTGCTATGCTTGCAGCTCAGGATGTGTCACAGCGATGCAAG GAACTTGGAATTAATGCTCTTCACATTAAGCTTCGGGCTACAGGAGGTAATAAGACCAAGACTCCTGGTCCTGGTGCTCAGTCTGCTCTTAGGGCTTTGGCTCGTTCTGGCATGAAAATTGGACGTATAG AGGATGTTACTCCAATTCCCACCGATAGTACCCGCAGAAAGGGTGGTAGAAGGGGAAGGAGGCTGTGA
- the LOC129882171 gene encoding uncharacterized protein LOC129882171: protein MSSLTTRQFFHKTHNSQVQICPRSIPPSTMFITNKNNNINKRFFNLSEFSSYQNLTHVVVKASGGDGSISPKDQDYEDGVSLGTMKLPLDIDLARFETLLFQWANSLCQGAMLPLPVPLKVDKIPRGARVCFIAVDDAQTEVLAYIDCMVFPATETSPPIFRAIRNGPSKDKAPPGEPRIMRSLLGALQKSVEIASV, encoded by the exons ATGTCTTCCTTAACAACCAGACAATTTTTTCACAAAACACATAATTCACAAGTGCAAATTTGTCCTAGGTCTATTCCTCCTTCAACTATGTTCATCaccaacaagaacaacaacattaACAAAAGGTTCTTTAACCTCAGTGAGTTTTCAAGTTACCAGAATTTGACTCATGTTGTGGTGAAAGCAAGTGGTGGGGATGGAAGCATTTCACCTAAAGATCAAGATTATGAAGATGGGGTTTCTCTTGGAACAATGAAATTGCCTCTAGATATTGATCTTGCAAGATTTGAAACTCTACTTTTTCAG TGGGCTAACAGCCTTTGTCAAGGAGCTATGCTGCCACTACCCGTGCCTCTAAAG GTTGATAAAATACCTCGCGGAGCCAGAGTTTGTTTTATTGCAGTTGACGATGCTCAAACTGAAGTTCTTGCATATATAGACTGTATGGTCTTCCCTGCTACTGAGACTTCACCTCCAATATTTCGAGCCATACGAAATGGACCCTCGAAAGATAAGGCACCCCCAGGGGAGCCAAGAATCATGAGAAGCCTATTAGGGGCCCTTCAGAAGTCTGTTGAGATAGCTAGTGTTTGA